From the Drosophila subpulchrella strain 33 F10 #4 breed RU33 unplaced genomic scaffold, RU_Dsub_v1.1 Primary Assembly Seq370, whole genome shotgun sequence genome, one window contains:
- the LOC119561810 gene encoding myotubularin-related protein 2 — translation MDSSASLADKLPSKTVSSNSLDSNSKSSSLCSRHDGVENGVLRDTPFGYLDGEEDQDQKNDVTYVCPYRGPMFGALTITNYRLNFRSLPLRDQEPPMVVDVPLGVIARVEKIGGATSRGENSYGIEIFCKDMRNLRFAHKQQNHSRRTVFEKLQANAFPLSNNGRLFAFSHAAGNLVNGNGGWDGWAVYEPLAELRRLGVPNDMWRATKLNESYAICDSYPAVWAVPKAASDDFLRRVATFRSRCRLPVLSWMNPRTQATITRCSQPLVGVSGKRNSDDETYLSFIMEANAQSDKLTIMDARPSANAIANKAKGGGYESEDAYRNVEIHFLDIHNIHVMRESLRKVKEACFPTTDDSKWQTAIDNTLWLKHIRCILAGAVRIVDKVETMSTSVVVHCSDGWDRTAQLTALSMLLLDHYYRTVRGFEVLVEKEWLSFGHKFQQRIGHGDNKHSDADRSPVFLQFIDSVWQVSQQFNNAFEFNEHFLITIVDHLYSCRFGTFLCNTEAERVTEDLKHKTTSLWTHINSSLDQYLNPLFPSFTHGAELVLRPIASVRSVRLWKGLYCRWNPGLCAIQHGCQRTRELLSKQDQLFKLVNELRLKSNNRNTSMTTTRLASPMH, via the exons ATGGACTCCTCAGCCAGCTTGGCTGACAAGTTGCCCTCCAAAACGGTTAGCAGCAACTCACTGGACAGCAACTCCAAGTCCAGTTCGCTGTGCTCTAGGCACGATGGCGTGGAGAACGGCGTTCTGCGGGACACGCCCTTTGGTTATCTGGACGGAGAGGAGGATCAGGACCAGAAGAATGACGTGACCTACGTCTGTCCCTACCGTGGGCCCATGTTTGGAGCACTAACAATCACCAACTACCGCTTGAACTTCCGGTCGCTACCTTTGCGAGATCAGGAGCCACCCATGGTCGTTGACGTCCCCTTGGGCGTGATTGCACGCGTAGAGAAGATCGGCGGTGCCACGTCGCGGGGCGAAAACTCTTACGGTATTGAGATCTTCTGTAAGGACATGCGCAACCTGCGCTTTGCCCACAAGCAGCAGAATCACTCTCGCAGGACGGTCTTTGAGAAACTGCAGGCAAATGCCTTTCCACTCTCGAACAATGGACGCCTTTTCGCCTTCTCCCATGCGGCGGGAAACTTGGTGAACGGAAATGGTGGTTGGGACGGATGGGCGGTGTATGAACCGCTGGCGGAGCTCCGGCGTTTGGGTGTTCCTAACGACATGTGGCGGGCTACCAAGCTGAATGAGTCCTACGCCATCTGCGACAGCTATCCGGCCGTATGGGCGGTGCCTAAGGCGGCATCCGATGATTTCCTTAGGCGCGTGGCTACATTCCGTTCGCGTTGCCGCCTACCGGTGCTGTCCTGGATGAACCCCCGGACCCAGGCAACCATCACGCGGTGCTCCCAGCCCCTGGTGGGCGTAAGTGGCAAGCGAAATTCTGACGATGAGACGTACCTAAGCTTCATCATGGAGGCGAACGCCCAGTCGGACAAGTTGACCATCATGGACGCGCGGCCAAGCGCCAATGCCATCGCCAACAAGGCTAAGGGTGGGGGCTACGAGTCGGAGGACGCTTACAGGAACGTAGAAATCCACTTCCTTGACATTCACAACATCCACGTGATGCGGGAAAGCCTGCGCAAGGTTAAGGAGGCTTGCTTTCCCACAACCGACGACTCAAAGTGGCAGACGGCTATTGACAACACTCTGTGGCTGAAGCACATTAGGTGCATTCTGGCCGGAGCCGTGAGAATCGTGGACAAGGTGGAGACCATGAGCACCTCTGTGGTGGTTCACTGCTCTGATGGCTGGGATCGCACAGCACAGCTGACGGCCCTTTCTATGCTGTTGCTGGACCATTACTATCGTACTGTGCGCGGATTCGAGGTGCTCGTCGAGAAGGAATGGCTGTCTTTTGGCCACAAGTTTCAGCAAAGGATTGGTCACGGCGACAACAAGCACTCGGATGCCGACAGATCACCAGTATTTCTGCAGTTTATCGACAGCGTGTGGCAGGTTAGCCAGCAGTTCAACAATGCTTTTGAGTTCAATGAGCATTTTCTGATCACTATCGTGGATCACTTGTACTCCTGCCGCTTCGGCACCTTTCTATGCAACACGGAGGCCGAGCGCGTGACTGAAG ATTTGAAGCATAAAACAACATCCCTGTGGACGCACATTAATTCTTCGCTAGATCAGTACTTGAATCCATTATTTCCCTCATTCACGCACGGGGCTGAGCTGGTGCTGCGGCCCATCGCTAGCGTGCGGTCTGTCCGCCTGTGGAAAGGGCTGTACTGTCGCTGGAATCCTGGTCTATGCGCCATCCAGCATGGTTGCCAGCGAACCCGCGAGCTGCTCTCCAAGCAGGACCAGCTCTTTAAACTCGTCAACGAGCTGCGACTCAAGTCCAACAACCGCAACACTAGCATGACAACTACGCGACTGGCCTCGCCAATGCACTAA